One Felis catus isolate Fca126 chromosome D3, F.catus_Fca126_mat1.0, whole genome shotgun sequence DNA segment encodes these proteins:
- the TBX3 gene encoding LOW QUALITY PROTEIN: T-box transcription factor TBX3 (The sequence of the model RefSeq protein was modified relative to this genomic sequence to represent the inferred CDS: deleted 1 base in 1 codon), with protein sequence MSLSMRDPVIPGTSMAYHPFLPHRAPDFAMSAVLGHQPPFFPALTLPPNGAAALSLPGALAKPIMDQLVGAAETGIPFSSLGPQAHLRPLKTMEPEEEVEDDPKVHLEAKELWDQFHKRGTEMVITKSGRRMFPPFKVRCSGLDKKAKYILLMDIIAADDCRYKFHNSRWMVAGKADPEMPKRMYIHPDSPATGEQWMSKVVTFHKLKLTNNISDKHGFTLAFPSDHATWQGNYSFGTQTILNSMHKYQPRFHIVRANDILKLPYSTFRTYLFPETEFIAVTAYQNDKITQLKIDNNPFAKGFRDTGNGRREKRKQLTLQSMRVFDDRQKKENGTSDESSSEQAAFNCFAQSSSPAVSTVGTSNLKDLCPSEGESDAEADSKDEHCPEACDAAKITTTTSEEPRRDKGSPAVKAHLFAAEPGGRPRDSGRLDKASPDSRHSPATISSSTRGLGAEERRSPGREGAATSKAEEARALPGKEAFAPLTVQTDAAAAHLGQGPLPGLGFAPGLAGQQFFNGHPLFLHPGQFAMGGAFSSMAAGMGPLLATVSGASTGVSGLDSTAMASAAAAQGLSGASAATLPFHLQQHVLASQGLAMSPFGSLFPYPYTYMAAAAAASSAAASSSVHRHPFLNLNTMRPRLRYSPYSIPMPVPDSSGLLTTALPSMAAAAGPLDAKAAALAASPASVAVDSGSELNSRSSTLSSSSVSLSPKLCPEKEAATSELQSIQRLVSGLEAKPDRSRSGSP encoded by the exons ATGAGCCTCTCCATGAGAGATCCGGTCATTCCTGGGACAAGCATGGCCTACCATCCGTTCCTACCTCACCGGGCGCCGGACTTCGCCATGAGCGCGGTGCTGGGTCACCAGCCGCCCTTCTTCCCCGCGCTGACGCTGCCTCCCAACGGCGCGGCGGCGCTCTCGCTGCCGGGCGCCCTGGCCAAGCCGATCATGGATCAATTGGTGGGGGCGGCCGAGACCGGCATCCCTTTCTCGTCCCTGGGGCCCCAGGCGCATCTGAGGCCTCTGAAGACCATGGAGCCCGAAGAAGAGGTGGAGGATGACCCCAAGGTGCACCTCGAGGCCAAAGAACTTTGGGATCAGTTCCACAAGCGGGGCACCGAGATGGTCATTACCAAGTCGGGAAG GCGAATGTTTCCTCCATTTAAAGTAAGATGTTCTGGGCTGGATAAAAAAGCCAAATAtattctattgatggacattatAGCTGCTGATGACTGTCGATATAAATTCCATAATTCTCGGTGGATGGTGGCTGGTAAGGCTGACCCTGAAATGCCAAAGAGAATGTACATTCACCCAGACAGCCCGGCTACCGGGGAACAGTGGATGTCCAAAGTTGTCACTTTCCACAAACTGAAACTCACCAACAACATTTCGGACAAACACGGATTT ACTTTGGCCTTCCCAAGTGATCACGCAACGTGGCAGGGGAATTATAGTTTTGGTACTCAG acCATATTGAACTCCATGCACAAATACCAGCCACGGTTCCACATTGTGAGGGCCAATGACATCTTGAAACTTCCTTATAGTACATTTCGGACATACTTGTTCCCCGAAACTGAGTTCATCGCCGTGACAGCATACCAGAATGACAAG ATAACTCAGTTAAAAATAGACAACAACCCTTTTGCAAAAGGTTTCCGGGACACTGGAAATGGCAGGAGAGAAAAAAG AAAACAGCTCACCCTGCAGTCTATGAGGGTGTTCGATGAcagacagaagaaggaaaatgggacCTCAGATGAGTCCTCAAGCGAACAGGCAGCCTTTAACTGCTTTGCTCAGTCCTCGTCTCCAGCTGTCTCCACCGTAGGGACATCGAACCTCAAAG ATCTGTGTCCCAGCGAG GGGGAGAGCGACGCCGAGGCCGACAGCAAAGACGAGCACTGCCCGGAGGCCTGCGACGCGGCCAAGATCACCACCACCACGTCGGAGGAGCCGCGCCGCGACAAGGGCAGCCCCGCGGTCAAGGCGCACCTCTTCGCCGCCGAGCCCGGCGGCCGGCCCCGGGACAGCGGGCGGCTGGACAAGGCGTCGCCCGACTCGCGCCACAGCCCGGCCACCATCTCGTCCAGCACCCGCGGCCTGGGCGCCGAGGAGCGCCGGAGCCCGGGCCGCGAGGGCGCGGCCACGTCCAAGGCCGAGGAGGCGCGCGCGCTGCCGGGCAAGGAGGCCTTCGCGCCGCTCACGGTGCAGACGGACGCGGCCGCCGCGCACCTGGGCCAGGGCCCCCTGCCGGGCCTCGGCTTCGCCCCCGGGCTGGCGGGTCAGCAGTTCTTCAACGGGCACCCTCTCTTCCTGCACCCCGGCCAGTTCGCCATGGGGGGCGCCTTCTCCAGCATGGCGGCCGGCATGGGGCCCCTGCTGGCCACCGTGTCCGGGGCCTCCACCGGCGTCTCGGGCCTGGATTCCACCGCCATGGCCTCCGCGGCCGCGGCGCAGGGACTGTCGGGGGCGTCGGCGGCCACCCTGCCCTTCCACCTCCAGCAGCACGTCCTGGCCTCGCAG GGCCTGGCCATGTCGCCTTTCGGAAGCCTGTTCCCTTACCCCTACACGTACATGGCCGCGGCGGCGGCCGCGTCTTCGGCCGCGGCCTCCAGCTCGGTGCACCGACACCCCTTCCTCAACCTGAACACCATGCGCCCGCGGCTGCGCTACAGCCCCTACTCCATCCCCATGCCGGTCCCGGACAGCAGCGGCCTGCTCACCACCGCCCTGCCGTCCATGGCCGCGGCCGCGGGGCCCCTGGACGCCAAAGCCGCCGCGCTGGCCGCCAGCCCGGCCTCGGTGGCCGTGGACTCAGGCTCGGAACTCAACAGCCGCTCCTCCACGCTTTCCTCCAGCTCTGTGTCCTTGTCGCCCAAACTCTGCCCGGAGAAGGAGGCGGCCACCAGCGAACTGCAGAGCATTCAGCGGTTGGTCAGCGGCTTGGAGGCCAAGCCGGACAGGTCCCGCAGCGGGTCCCCGTAA